Part of the Woronichinia naegeliana WA131 genome, CATCTTCAAGACATCCTGAAATTGCTGCAGAAAACTGCGTAAAATCTTCATAATATTTTGCGTATAAACACTTCTTCTTCACAAACTTCCACAGTCTTTCAATTAAATTCAAGTTAGGAGAATAAGGAGGTAAGTACAGTAACTCTATTCCTAATGATTCTGCCAACTCCTGCACAATTCGGCATTTTTGATAACGAGCATTGTCTAATACCAACGTAATCGGTATTAATAGTCCTAATTCTGCTATCTTTTCTAGGAGTTCACAAACCTGAGTTCCCGTAATATAAGAACTGTTCGTTACCATAATTACTTCATGGGTAATTGCATTTAATGCTCCTAACACATTAAAACGTTTTCTCCCTGATGGTGACTTAATAAAAATCCTCTTGAAGCACCATATAAAATTTACAAATGCTCCCATTACAAAATGAGAGGCATCTACAAAGAAAACTGCCCTTTTTCCTGCTTTTGCCTCTTCTAGCCTTGGTTCTAGCTCTTTTTTCCTATAGCTATCCTGAGCTTCTACATCTGCTTTTGATGGAATTGTTCCCACCTTTAGACACCTCATTCCTATTGACTTTAAAAATTTTCTGACTTGCGTTGGACTTCTTTTTATTCCCGTTAATTCTTCTATTCTTTTTACTGCTTCATTTATTCTTGCTGGTGGATTTGACTCAAAATATGCCTCAATTGTCCC contains:
- a CDS encoding IS630 family transposase, producing the protein MIKLEFTEEDKRLLSYGRFNHPHPRVQLKMEVLWLKSQGLSHQKIAQFAGVSVNTVTSYIRDYQEGGIEKLKEIKFNRPKSELTEHQGTIEAYFESNPPARINEAVKRIEELTGIKRSPTQVRKFLKSIGMRCLKVGTIPSKADVEAQDSYRKKELEPRLEEAKAGKRAVFFVDASHFVMGAFVNFIWCFKRIFIKSPSGRKRFNVLGALNAITHEVIMVTNSSYITGTQVCELLEKIAELGLLIPITLVLDNARYQKCRIVQELAESLGIELLYLPPYSPNLNLIERLWKFVKKKCLYAKYYEDFTQFSAAISGCLEDANVKYKEELDSLLTLRFQRFDKSQIMNV